The DNA segment CCCCGTCCGTGGTGACAGCCACTTCGCCTTGGCGCCGCACTCAAGCTTCGGCTCCTTGATGGCCGTCAATTCGTCTTCGCCCGGCTCGCGCGCCATCGCCTGCTGTTGCGCTGGGCCGACCGGTTGAACCGCCCAGGACGGGAGGGAAGCGGCGCCGGAAGCGAGATCGCCGGCAGCGCTCGGCGTGGCGAGCCCGGCCGGATTCGCGCTGGGATCGCCGCCATCGTGTCCTGGCTGCTTCGGCTGATCGACACCATTGACGTCGCGCGCCGTGCGTGGCGCCTTGGCGCGCTTGTCTGCGTCGGCTACAGCCGGAATGTTCTGCAAAACGTTCTTTTCATTCGGCGCGGAAACCGGTGGCGGCGAAGCAGCCGCAGGCTCTTCCATCACGATTTCAACCGGGATCGCGGCAACCAAAGCGGGCTCGGTCTGCCCGAAGAACCCGAGCAGTAGAATCAGCGCAATGACGGCATGTCCCACAATCGCCAATGCACCGGCCAAGCGGCGGTTGTTGGATTCCTGCTGAAGGAAATGCTGCAACCGCCGCACCAAAGCCACCGCGTCAATCGGAACCGCCTCAACTTGGCGCTAGTTTACTTAGGCATGCCTTTGGCTTCAACGCTTTCTCAGTCATGCGGATATTCTGCGACCGACAACGTGTTGGCCTCAGGCCGCTCGAGCGATGTCCGCTTCTCTAATCGGCCGTTAGGGGTCAAGCACTTTCAGACTATCCATGTTTGCGGTGTTGGTGTCGCCCACGGGCTCGTGCTTCTCTTCGGAATCGGCATCAAGGCCCTTCCAGTATGGGATTCGAAGACGAGGCGGAACAATCTTTGGGGCGGCCTTGCCGTCTTACAGACAGTGGGTCCAAGCGGACATACGAACTCACCTCATCCATCGTCCCGTGAGGGACATCATTCCACCGCTCGGTGGAACTCGAGTGTCCTCCTATCGCGTTTAATCCTGCTAGTCCTCACGCCGCTGTAACTTCCCGGCTCCATCGGAACTCGGTACCGTCAACCCAGATGCGGTGCATGATCACCGCCAACCGGCGCGCCAGCGCCACGATCGCCTTCTTCATCCCGCGGTGCCTGGCGATCTTCATGGCCCAGGCCTTGAGCCAGGACCACTTCGCCAAACGCACCAGCATGATATGAGCCGCTTCGTAGAGCATTGCCCGCATCATCTCGTCGCCGCACCTTGATATGGCGCCGGGTCGGTCAATCTCGCCAGATTGATACCTGGAAGGCGTGAGCCCAAACACCGCCCCGACCGCCTTGGAGTTTCGGAAGCGGGCGGGCACGTCGACAGTCGCGCGATAGGTCAGCGCCACAACGGGACCAACACCCGGGATGGTCATCAGGCGCCGGCACACATCATCATTCCGAACGATAGCCAGCAAGCGACGATGAAGAATGCCGATCTGCTCACGAAGCGTCCGCCGGACAATCAGCAGCGGTTCGACTAACTCAGCAAGATCCGGGAAGCTTTCGACAAGCTCCTTGATGCGCGCCTCGAACTTCACCGTTCCTACCACGCCCACCTTGAGGCCGAAGTTGCGCAAAGTCCCTCGCAGGTCGTTATCGACGGCGATGGCCTTGGACTGCAGCAGTTTGCGATGGGTCAGCAGCACTCGCAGTTTCTGACTGCGTAGCGTCTTCACATGCACCGGGCGATAAAGCCCCGCCCGCATCATCTGGGCCATACCGCGCGCATCGTTGCGATCCGTCTTGTTGATCTGCGCCTTCAGAACCGCCCGCATGTGCCGCGTCTCGACACAGATGACAGGCAAGCCTGCTTCGGCAAGCGCACCGAAAAGCCATTGCGACAGCGGCCCAGCCTCCAATCCGATCCGCTTGAAACGGTAGGCCGGGTTCCCCAGAACCCGCAGCAGAGCGTCTGGCTCGCTTGCTACCCTTAATTCCTTCGCGATCCTGCCCGTGTCATCCACA comes from the Bradyrhizobium erythrophlei genome and includes:
- a CDS encoding IS110 family transposase, which encodes MDHFAGLDVSVKETSVCIVDDTGRIAKELRVASEPDALLRVLGNPAYRFKRIGLEAGPLSQWLFGALAEAGLPVICVETRHMRAVLKAQINKTDRNDARGMAQMMRAGLYRPVHVKTLRSQKLRVLLTHRKLLQSKAIAVDNDLRGTLRNFGLKVGVVGTVKFEARIKELVESFPDLAELVEPLLIVRRTLREQIGILHRRLLAIVRNDDVCRRLMTIPGVGPVVALTYRATVDVPARFRNSKAVGAVFGLTPSRYQSGEIDRPGAISRCGDEMMRAMLYEAAHIMLVRLAKWSWLKAWAMKIARHRGMKKAIVALARRLAVIMHRIWVDGTEFRWSREVTAA